ACATGTGGTTGCCATTTTCCACGAAGCACTTTTCAAAACACAAGATTGTTTGTCAGGATTGCAAGAAGACGGGATTTTATTAGTAAATACTGTAAAATCACCGGATGAGATTCGAGTATTGACAGGATTGCAGACAGGAACGATTGTTTGTATCGATGCATTAGGAATTGCCGTTCAAGAAAAAACGAGAATAAATACGGCAATGCTGGGCGCGCTCTGCCATATTGTTGATTTTATCGACCCGGAAGCGGTTAAAAAAGTGATTCAAGATACATTCAGCAAAAAATATCCGGCTCTGGTCGAGTCGAATATTCGCACATTTGATCGCGGGTGTCATGAATTGACTGTACAGACATATACAGAACCGGATTTCAATATCGAGCGGCGTGTGTTTGCAACACAAACACTTGGGTATAAAACACAAACCATCGGCGGCATAATCGTAAATCCGGGAAATTCCATGTTTAAAAACTTGAGCGCTTCCCGCCAAGGATTTTTGCCTGCTTTCAACGCAGATACCTGCATTCATTGTGCGGCATGTGATCAAGTTTGCCCGGATTTGTGTTTTGTATGGGAACAGCGGACAGATGAGAAGGGACGTGCGTTTCAATTTCTTAAAGGCATTGATTATCAATACTGCAAAGGCTGCATGAAGTGTGTCGTCGCATGTCCGACTGATGCCCTTGCGAAAGTTCGGGAATCGGAACGGTATGCGGAAGAACATCAAACCAAACATGTATTTCAGTTGCTGTAAAAGCGGATGCAGAATCGATTCGATTGACGATGCAGTCTATGATGAAGCCCCAACTATGGCGTGAAGGGATGAGGAGTTATGGCAATTCTTGAAAGCAATCTTACATCAGACGGGTCAGTAGAGAATCAAACGGGTGTATACGAGCAGACGACAGATTTTCGCTCTGGCAACGAAATGGCGGCAAGAGCAGCAGCTCAAATTAATTATCATTTGATGGGTTTTTATCCGATTACACCTTCAACGGAAATTGCGGAGTATCTCGATGAGATGAAAGTGGAAGGCGAACATGATATCGTCATGGTGCCTGCGGATGGGGAACACGGTGCCGCAGGTGTGTGTTATGGCGCGGCTGTCGCAGGAGGACGAGTATTTAACGCGACTTCAGCTAACGGATTCTTGTATATGTTGGAACAATTGCCAGTGCAATCGGGAACGCGTTTTCCCATGGTGCTCAACCTCGTTACCCGTTCCGTATCTGGTCCGCTGGATATTCGCGGCGATCATTCGGACTTGTATTACGGCTTAAATGTCGGTTGGCCAATCTTACTGGCAAAAGAACCGCAAGCTGTTTATGATATGAACATCATTGCATTGCGTCTTGCCGAGCATAAAGATATCCGTTTGCCTGTCATCGTGGCGTCTGACGGCTTCTTTACATCACACCAAAAGCGCAGGGTTCAGTATTTTTCCAGTCGGGAAGCGGTGCAAAGATTTGTCGGTGAAATGCCGAACGGATACCTGCATGCGTTGGATGTCAATCATCCGATTACAATCGGGCCATATATGAACGACCCGGACTATATCAATAATAAATTTCAGCAATCCAATGCGATGTTTGAAGCGGAGCGGGTATTTGCCGAACTGACGGAAGAGTATGCGAAAATCTCCGGGCGCAAATACGAAGTACTGGATTTATACCAAATGGAAGATGCGGAAATCGCTGTTTTCCTATTAAATTCCGCATCGGATACAGCAAAAGATGTTGTGGACGAATTGCGGGCACAGGGCATTAAAGCGGGCGTAATTGCCCCGAATATGATCCGGCCATTTCCTGTCAAGGCGATCCAACATGCGCTGAAAGATGTGAAAGTGGTGCTTGTCGGTGAACGTGCAGAATCCTTTGGCGGTCATGGCGGCAATATGACTTTCGAAGTCAAAGCAGCGCTGCAAGAGATTCATGCGGAGACCAAGGTACTTACCCGAATTTATGGATTGGGCGGGAAAGACTTCTTTGCGAAAGATGCAGAAGCTTTTTTCCAATCCTGCATCGATGCGATGAATGGCCAGGATCTCCCGGCATTTGACTATCATGGCCATATGCCCGGCAATACGGAAGCGATGCCGCAGCAATTGTTGCAACCATTGACAAAAGAACAGACAACAGGTTTCGTATCGGTTGAAAAAGATGAACAAACAGGCCAGCTAAAGGTAAAAGTGCCGCCCCTGCGAGCATTGACCGCAAAAGCGCGGCGGTTGGCACCCGGACATGGCGCATGCCCAGGCTGCGGGATTTTCCCTGGCGTTGAGACATTTTTGCGGGGAATTGAAGGGGACGTTGTCGTTTTGTATCAGACGGGTTGTGCAATGGTTACGACGACCGGTTATCCATATTCATCGCATAAAGTCACGTATATCCACAATCTTTTCCAAAATGGCGCCGCCACATTATCGGGAACCGTGGAAATGTTCCACGAGCGGAAACGCCGCGGAGAAATTGAAATCGGCGATGATATTACGTTTGTCATGGTGACCGGGGACGGCGGCATGGATATCGGCATGGGGCCTGCCATTGGCGCCGCATTGCGAAATCACAAGATGATTATTCTGGAATATGACAATGAGGGGTATATGAACACAGGCGCCCAATTGTCGTATTCCACACCTTTAGGCCATATGACTGCGACATCCAATGTGGGAGGCCAATCGAGCGGAAAGTCGTTCCATCATAAAGACACGCCGCAACTGATGGCAGCGACGAATATTCCGTACGTTTTCACAGGAACGGAAGCGTTCGCCCAGGATTTGATCAAAAAAGCGGCAAAGGCGCAATGGTATGCCAAACATGAGGGGCTTGCCTATGGAAAGATTCTGATCGCTTGCCCGTTGAACTGGAAAGCGGCGGACGATGCCGGGAATACGATTGTCGGCGCTGCTGTGAACAGTTGTTTTTTCCCGCTATACGAGGTGGAAAACGGGATCACGACAATTACGTACAATCCGGAAGAAAAGAATAAGCGTGTGCCCGCAAGCGAATGGTTAAAACTCATGGGCAAAACCAAACATCTGTTAAAACCGGAGTATGAAACGCAACTGAAACGCTTTGAGGAAGAAGTGGAGCGCCGTTGGGTACGACTCAAAGCGAAACATGAGAATCCGTATTTGTAATTGAAAGAACCGTACGGAAAAATTGTGGAAAGAGTCGTGCAAGAAATCGTGCAAAGGGTGTGAGCGAAACAGATGTGAAGCCTGTATTCCAGATGGATGCAGGCTTTATATTTTTGAAGTTTGCCGGCATTTCAAGTATACTCGTGGCATGGCGGAGGTGAACAATCATGGCGGAAGAAAGCTTTTATCTGACATATTTGCTTGAGGACGACCGGGAAGTGGCTGCCAAATTCGACGACATCAATGATCGGGATGGCTGTCATATTTCTCTTGACATGTACAAAGTAAACTTGGGGCCGATCACGGATGAAGTGTGGGAACGAATGGTCGGGAAATTTCGTGGAGCTATAGTTTCAAAGTAAAACTGAGTGAACCGGGAGCGAGTACTAGAATGAGGGGAAATGGGTGGCCGTCTCGCCGGAATAACGAAGAAACCGCGACGAGGACGACCACCGAACCCGTTTCGTCAAATGGAAAGAAAATCTTCCAATTGATCGTCTGGCAAGCGATTGCCGACAAAGAAGGAACCAAAGTCCCCGAATCTCGCACTCGCTTCATCAAACCGCATTTCATACACCAGTTTTTTGAATACGATTGGATCATCCGCGAATAATGTAACTCCCCATTCCCAATCATCAAGTCCCACAGAGCCGGAAATAATTTGTGTCACTTGTCCGGCATATTTACGGCCGATCAAACCATGACTGCGCATCATTTCCCGGCGCTGCTCCATGGAAAGCATGTACCAGTTATCCGCGCCTTCCCGTTTTTTATCCATCGGATAGAAGCAAATATGTTCTGTTTTTGGCAGCGTCGGATAGAGCCGGCCTCTTACGTAAGGATCTTGATAGGGATCTTTGCCTTCTTTATTGAGATAATTGCTCAATTCCACGACAGAAACATAGGAGTATGCGGGAATTGTACATTCTGCGAACCGCAGCTTGTTAAATGCTGTTTCCACTTCACCGACTTCTTGCAAAGTCGGGCGCATTTGGACAAAGAGTACATCTGCTTTTTGACCGACGATTGTATAGATGGCAAATGCGCCTTCCTTGTTGTCCTCGACCTGTTTGCATGCTTGGATAAAATGTTTCAATTCTTCAATCGCTGCTTGCCGGTCCGTCTCGGAAAGAGCTTTCCAAGCGGTCCAATCGATTGTGCGAAAGTCGTGTAATACAAACCAACCTTCCAGTGTATGTACAGCTTCACTCATTTAGAACCAACTCCTTTCACTGTATTGTATCATGTACATAAGATCCGATCGACTATTCGCTCTTTTCACCAATCCTATTTAACGGTCACTGCCAAAAAGTCAGAATTTCAAACAGGATTCCGCATTCTTTATGTGGTAATATTATTGATTGTATTGAAGAAAGGGGTTCGAATCGATGATGGCGGTAGAAGAAAAAGACACACAGCAGAGAATCATTCAATCCATCGCTCAGGAATTACATCTCAAGGTTTCACAAGTCGAAGCAACGGTAGCATTGTTGGACGAAGGGAATACGATCCCGTTTATTGCGCGATATAGAAAAGAAGCAACCGGAAAACTTGATGAGAATCAATTGCGTGACATACATGAAAAACTTGAATATTTAAGAAGTTTGCAACAGCGCAGAGAAGAGGTATCACGTCTCATTTCTGAAGTAGCGGAGCTGACCCCTGCATTGCAGGCAACGATTGAATCGGCTCGCAACT
Above is a window of Fodinisporobacter ferrooxydans DNA encoding:
- a CDS encoding thiamine pyrophosphate-dependent enzyme, with amino-acid sequence MAILESNLTSDGSVENQTGVYEQTTDFRSGNEMAARAAAQINYHLMGFYPITPSTEIAEYLDEMKVEGEHDIVMVPADGEHGAAGVCYGAAVAGGRVFNATSANGFLYMLEQLPVQSGTRFPMVLNLVTRSVSGPLDIRGDHSDLYYGLNVGWPILLAKEPQAVYDMNIIALRLAEHKDIRLPVIVASDGFFTSHQKRRVQYFSSREAVQRFVGEMPNGYLHALDVNHPITIGPYMNDPDYINNKFQQSNAMFEAERVFAELTEEYAKISGRKYEVLDLYQMEDAEIAVFLLNSASDTAKDVVDELRAQGIKAGVIAPNMIRPFPVKAIQHALKDVKVVLVGERAESFGGHGGNMTFEVKAALQEIHAETKVLTRIYGLGGKDFFAKDAEAFFQSCIDAMNGQDLPAFDYHGHMPGNTEAMPQQLLQPLTKEQTTGFVSVEKDEQTGQLKVKVPPLRALTAKARRLAPGHGACPGCGIFPGVETFLRGIEGDVVVLYQTGCAMVTTTGYPYSSHKVTYIHNLFQNGAATLSGTVEMFHERKRRGEIEIGDDITFVMVTGDGGMDIGMGPAIGAALRNHKMIILEYDNEGYMNTGAQLSYSTPLGHMTATSNVGGQSSGKSFHHKDTPQLMAATNIPYVFTGTEAFAQDLIKKAAKAQWYAKHEGLAYGKILIACPLNWKAADDAGNTIVGAAVNSCFFPLYEVENGITTITYNPEEKNKRVPASEWLKLMGKTKHLLKPEYETQLKRFEEEVERRWVRLKAKHENPYL
- a CDS encoding 2-oxoacid:acceptor oxidoreductase family protein; translation: MKTKTLLTKTNRLGLFEIRMESIGGLGANLAGKMLAEAGVLHLGLNGSNFSSYGSEKKGSAVTSFVRFANPETTIRAASPVDEPHVVAIFHEALFKTQDCLSGLQEDGILLVNTVKSPDEIRVLTGLQTGTIVCIDALGIAVQEKTRINTAMLGALCHIVDFIDPEAVKKVIQDTFSKKYPALVESNIRTFDRGCHELTVQTYTEPDFNIERRVFATQTLGYKTQTIGGIIVNPGNSMFKNLSASRQGFLPAFNADTCIHCAACDQVCPDLCFVWEQRTDEKGRAFQFLKGIDYQYCKGCMKCVVACPTDALAKVRESERYAEEHQTKHVFQLL
- the hemQ gene encoding hydrogen peroxide-dependent heme synthase, which gives rise to MSEAVHTLEGWFVLHDFRTIDWTAWKALSETDRQAAIEELKHFIQACKQVEDNKEGAFAIYTIVGQKADVLFVQMRPTLQEVGEVETAFNKLRFAECTIPAYSYVSVVELSNYLNKEGKDPYQDPYVRGRLYPTLPKTEHICFYPMDKKREGADNWYMLSMEQRREMMRSHGLIGRKYAGQVTQIISGSVGLDDWEWGVTLFADDPIVFKKLVYEMRFDEASARFGDFGSFFVGNRLPDDQLEDFLSI